The DNA segment GGCCACAATGTGACGTTTCGCGAGATGATCGAGGCGCTGGCGCGGGCTGCCGGCGTGCGCCCCCCGTCCCGCCGCGCTCCCCGGCCGCTCGTGCGGGCGGCGGCCTGGGCAATGGAAGGAGCTGCCATCGTCACGCGCCGGCCGCCGCCGCTCACCCGGGATCACGTGAGGTTGCTGGGCCGGGAGATGTACTACACATCCGCCCGGGCGCTGGCCGAACTCGGTTACTCGGTCAGCCCGTTCCCGGCCATGGTGGAGCGCGCCGTTCGCCGGTGGTCGAAGGGCGCGCTCCGCTCCGGATAACCCGCGCCCGCGGCCTCTCCGACGGTCCCACAAGGATTTCCGGCGAATAGTCACGAAACCGATTAGCGATCGCCTCCCCTGCCCGGGGGCTCGTGTGCCGGGTAGCATCGCCTTGCCAACGGCTGCAACTTTACAAGGGAGGGGTGCCGCTTGCAGCGAGTAGGGGAAGTCCTGACCGAACTGGGTCGCCGCTACATGCCGGATCCGTTCATCTTCGCGATCCTGCTGACCCTGCTGGTGTACGTGCTCGGCCTCATCTTCACTCCTCATGGCGCCTATCAGCTCATCGTGGACTGGTACGCGGGCTTCTGGAACCTCCTCGCCTTCGCCATGCAGATGACCCTGGTGCTGGTGACCGGGTACGCCATGGCAAGCGCCCCGGTCATGCAGCGGGCTCTTGGGTGGCTTGCCAACCGGCCCCGGTCGGGTCCCGGGGCCATCGGCCTCGTCACCCTCGTTGCCGCCCTCCTGGGGTGGATCAACTGGGGGCTCGGCCTCATCGCCGGGGCGCTCATGGCCCGGGAGGTGGCGGCCGCCGGCAAGCGCCGCGGCATCCGGGTGCACTACCCCCTGGCCGCGGCGGCCGGGTACCTGGGGCTTCTCATCTGGCACGGCGGGTTGTCAGGTTCGGCGCCGCTGTTGGTCAACACCCAGGGTCACTTCCTGCAGCAGCAGATCGGGATCGTTCCTCTGACGGAGACCATCTTCCGGCCGTTCAACCTGGTTGTGGCGCTGGCGGTCCTGGTGCTGGCGCCGCTTCTCCTGATGAGCATGCACCCCAGGGGCGAACGGGTCGTCGAGATGCAGCCGGTGGCTGCGGCCTCCGAGGTTGCTGCCGCCGCTGCCGACCCGCAGGAGGCGACGCTGGCGACGCGGCTCGAGAACAGCCGGGTGCTGGTGTGGGTGATGGGCGCAGCCGGGATCGTCTACCTCGTCAACGTCTTCGCCACCCGGGGCATCTTTGCGCTCGACATCAACCTGGTCAACTTCATCTTCCTGGTCGTGGGGCTGCTGCTCCACGGGACGCCCATC comes from the Bacillota bacterium genome and includes:
- a CDS encoding NAD-dependent epimerase, giving the protein GHNVTFREMIEALARAAGVRPPSRRAPRPLVRAAAWAMEGAAIVTRRPPPLTRDHVRLLGREMYYTSARALAELGYSVSPFPAMVERAVRRWSKGALRSG
- a CDS encoding TIGR00366 family protein — encoded protein: MQRVGEVLTELGRRYMPDPFIFAILLTLLVYVLGLIFTPHGAYQLIVDWYAGFWNLLAFAMQMTLVLVTGYAMASAPVMQRALGWLANRPRSGPGAIGLVTLVAALLGWINWGLGLIAGALMAREVAAAGKRRGIRVHYPLAAAAGYLGLLIWHGGLSGSAPLLVNTQGHFLQQQIGIVPLTETIFRPFNLVVALAVLVLAPLLLMSMHPRGERVVEMQPVAAASEVAAAAADPQEATLATRLENSRVLVWVMGAAGIVYLVNVFATRGIFALDINLVNFIFLVVGLLLHGTPINYARAVVDGARASSGVILQFPFYAGIMGIMTNSGLVQVIARWFVAISTPLTYPFWTLVSAALVNLAVPSGGGQWAVQGPVMVEAARALNVDVGKTIMGVAFGDELTNMIQPFWALPLLGITRLRAGEVMGYTTAVMLVVFVVMALAIVFLP